Proteins found in one Desulfovibrio gilichinskyi genomic segment:
- a CDS encoding manganese-dependent inorganic pyrophosphatase → MMIYSVGHKNPDTDSITSAIAVADLWSKVKEATQPVAQGELAPETKFVLDKFGCEAPAIMTDATDKKIILVDHSDIAQTIDNLSKGEVVAVVDHHKLGDVTTPNPLEMWVWPVGCTGTIINAMYKFYNVEIPKNIAGIVLCAILSDTVIFKSVTTTEADKAAVAELAKIAGVADVMALGMEMFNVKSAVAGASMNDLIFRDYKDFDMSGKKVGVGQLEVVDLSVFDNIKADLYAELEKVKAEGRHSCFLLLTDIMKEGSEMLIVSDDPSVVEKAFGVAPKGTSVYLEGVMSRKKQVVPNFEKAFSA, encoded by the coding sequence ATTATGATTTATTCAGTTGGACACAAAAATCCAGATACCGATTCCATTACTTCAGCAATAGCTGTTGCAGATCTTTGGTCTAAAGTTAAAGAAGCAACACAGCCTGTTGCTCAGGGCGAACTAGCTCCTGAAACTAAGTTTGTACTCGATAAGTTCGGTTGTGAAGCTCCTGCTATCATGACTGACGCTACTGACAAGAAAATTATCCTTGTTGACCATTCTGACATTGCTCAGACAATTGACAATCTTAGCAAGGGTGAAGTCGTTGCAGTTGTTGACCATCACAAACTTGGTGATGTTACTACTCCGAATCCTCTTGAAATGTGGGTATGGCCTGTTGGTTGCACCGGTACTATCATCAATGCAATGTACAAGTTCTACAATGTAGAAATTCCTAAAAACATTGCTGGAATCGTACTCTGTGCTATTCTTAGTGATACCGTAATATTCAAGTCCGTTACTACTACTGAAGCTGATAAAGCTGCAGTTGCAGAACTCGCTAAGATTGCCGGTGTTGCTGATGTTATGGCTCTCGGAATGGAAATGTTCAATGTTAAATCTGCTGTTGCAGGTGCATCAATGAACGACCTCATTTTCCGTGACTATAAAGATTTTGATATGTCCGGTAAGAAAGTAGGCGTTGGCCAGCTTGAAGTTGTTGATCTCTCAGTTTTTGATAACATCAAAGCTGACCTTTATGCTGAACTTGAAAAAGTTAAAGCTGAAGGCCGTCACAGCTGTTTCTTGCTTTTGACAGACATCATGAAAGAAGGTTCTGAAATGCTTATCGTTTCTGACGATCCTTCTGTTGTCGAAAAAGCATTCGGTGTTGCTCCTAAAGGAACATCCGTGTACCTTGAAGGCGTAATGAGCCGTAAAAAACAGGTTGTACCTAACTTCGAAAAAGCTTTCTCAGCTTAA
- a CDS encoding MoaD/ThiS family protein, giving the protein MNITLLCYATFAAQSPESADKFPITDGETVGDVLQRVGIPLDEVKIIFVNGVSSGLGVTLAGGDRVGVFPAVGGG; this is encoded by the coding sequence ATGAATATAACACTTCTTTGCTATGCAACTTTTGCGGCGCAAAGCCCTGAGTCAGCGGATAAATTCCCAATAACAGATGGTGAAACAGTTGGTGATGTTCTACAAAGAGTGGGGATTCCTCTAGATGAGGTTAAGATTATTTTTGTGAACGGTGTATCATCAGGTCTGGGAGTTACATTAGCAGGAGGAGACAGAGTAGGGGTGTTTCCTGCTGTCGGTGGCGGTTGA